The sequence below is a genomic window from Deinococcus terrestris.
CCCCCCGCCGCCAGCAGCGCGAGGCGGTCGAGGTGCCGCCCCGTCTCGCGCACGAGGGCGTCGGCCCGTTCGCGGGACACCCCCAGCCGCGCCATCAGGTACGCCCGCGCCTCGGCGAGGGTGGGGGGCCGCAGGTCGATGACCTCGGCCACGCCGGACGGCAGCCCCGCCGCGTCCTCCAGCGCGAGCAGCACCGCCACGCCGGGGGGCGCGGGGCGCAGGAGGTGCTCGGCCGCCCACGCCGCCGGGGTGAGGGGACCGTCGGGCGAGCGGGGCGACTCTCCCCCGAAGCGCACGTCCGCCGTCACCCGGACGAGCAGCACGCCCGGCGCGGGGGGCAGGGCGCGGCGGGCCGCCTCCGCCTGCGCCGCCGCCTGCCCCGCCCACGAGGTGCCCGCCGGAACCAGACCCAGCACGTCGGCCACCTCCCCCTCCAGCCCCAGCCGCCGCACACTCAGCCCCGGCACCTCCCCCAGCGCCCACTCCAGGTGGTCGAGCAGCACGGTCTTGCCCGCGCCCGGCCGTCCGGTCACGATCAGCCGGGGCGAGCGCCCGGCCCGCACCCCGGCCAGAAACTGCTTGTAGGCGCGTTTCTTGGCGCGGCCCAGCAGTTCAAGTTCGGGGGACAGCGGCGCGGGCGGGGCCGGGTCAGGGGGGGCGGCCTCCAACGGACGGCCCGCCTCCCGCGCGAGGTCGGCCAGGATGCCGCGCAGCAGCGCCTTGTCGCGGGGGGTGCCCACGTCGCGGTAGACGATGTTGCGCAGCGCCGCCGGATTGCCGCCCCGCTCGCGCAGTTCGGCCTCCAGCCAGCGCAGGCTGCCGCGCAGGCCCCGGCCCGGCTCGTGGCGGGGCGGCAGGTGCAGGCGCAAGTCGGCCAGGGTCGCCTTCCAGTCCACGGTGAGCCGAGCCTAGCACCCCCCCCGGTTTCTGACGGGCGCGTCAGACAGACAGCGCGGGGGGCTGTGTATACTCGGTCCAGTTTTCCCACAGTTCAGACCCCAGGAGGAACACCCATGTCCCAGAAGTTTGCCGTGCCTGCCCTGCTGACCCTCGCCCTTGCCGCTGCCGGAAGCGCCTCGGCGCAGTCGCTCGCCGCCGCCGAGTCCCTGTACGACCAGGGCAAGTGGCAGGAGGCCGCGACCGCCGCCGCCGCCCTGAAGACGAGCGCGGGCTACGCCCTGGCCGCCGAAGCCACCACCGCCGGTGCAGGCCTGAGCGCCGAGAGTGCCAAGAAGGGCCTCTTCCAGAAGGCGCAGGATTACGCCCGTCAGGCGATCAATGCCGACAAGAACAATCCCGACGCCTACTTCGAACTTGCTCGCGCCCAGGGCCGTCTGGCGCAGTACAGCGGCATCCTGAACAGCCTGGGGCTGGCGGGCGACATGAAGAAGAACCTCGACACCGCCATCAAGCTCAAGCCCAACATGGCCTCGGCCTACGTGGCGCTGGGGCTGTGGCACGCCAACCTCGTCTCCAAGGGCACCGTGGCGACCCTGGCGACGGGCGCCAAGCGCAACCAGATCAACCCCAACTTCGAAAAGGCCATCGCGCTGGAACCCAACGCGGCCGTGCACCGCATCGAGTACGCCAACGCCCTGCTGCTTCAGGGCAACAAGGCGGGCGCCCGCACCCAACTGGAAAAGGCGGTCAGCCTGCCCGCCGACACCTTCTGGGAGAAGCGCGATCTGGAGCAGGCACGCAAGACCCTGGCCGGGCTGTAAAGCTCCGCATCACCCGACAGGCCCCAGCCTCGGCTGGGGCTTTTTGCTGCCCTTCAGCGCCCCAGCAGCGCCACCGCCCCCGGCAGCACCTCCACCCGCACCCCGGTCGCCCGGCCCACCACATCGCCGTCGAGGTGCAGCCAAGTCGGTTGCGCCCAGGTCAGCTCGGCCACCCGGCCCGCGCGGTGATGGACGCCGGGGTCGCCCAGGTGACGGCCCGGTAGCACCAGCGCCATCAGCCGCAGCACCTGCCGCCGCCCCAACGGACCGCTGACGACCACATTGAGGAGGCCGTCGCGTGGGTCAGACTGGGGGCTGATGTGAAAGCCGCCCCCGTAGCGGGTGCCATTCATCGCGGCGGCGAGGATGCTGGGGCCTGCATAGAGACGTTCGCCGTCCACGTCGGCCGTGACGGGCGTGAGGGTCAGGTGGCGCAGGGTGGTCAGGGCGGCCCAGGCGTAGCGCCCCAGCCCCGGCAGCCACGCGGGAGCCTCCGGCAGCCGGGCGGTGAGCTGCGCGTCGAAGCCCATGCCCAGGCCGTTGAGGAGCAGCCGCGTCTCGCCCGCGCCGCCCTCCCCCTGCACGGTCACCCGCAGGGCGTCCACCGGGCGGGGTGCCCCCGCGATCCGCGAGAGGGCCGCCCGGAAGTCGCCCGGCTTGAGGCCCAGCATCCCCGCGAAGTCGTTCCCGGTCCCCAGCGGAATGACCCCCAGGGGCCGCCCGGTCCCCACCAGCGCGGGCAGCAGCGCCCCCACCGTTCCGTCCCCGCCGACCGCCAGCACCGCCACGCCGGGCGGGAGGGCCTGCACCCGCGCCAGCGCCGCCGGACCGCTCGCCTCCTGAATGACCTCGTAGTCCAGCGCCCGCACCCGTAACTCGGCCTCCAGCCGGGGCCAGGTGCGCCCCGCCAGGCCACGCCCGGCGGTGGGGTTGAGAACGACGGCGTAGGACCGCCCGGAAAGGGAAGACGGGGAAAGTGCCTGAGTCACGCTGCCCCCAGCATAGGGCGCGGTGACACCGTTCTAACAAAGGGGCAACGGGGGCTCACCCGCCGGACGCGGGCACCGCCGATGCTGCGGCATGAGCCAGAAGAACCCTGACCTCCGCGTCCCCAAACAGGTGCAGGACAATGCCGCGCTGGGCCTGCGCCTGCGCGACGAACACGGCTACGGCGGCACCGAGGTCGGTGAACACATGGCTGAGAAGCTCGCAGCGGGAGGCGACCTCTCCCCGGAGGAGGTACGGCACGTCGCCCAGTACTTCCCCCGCCACGCGCACGACAACCTGGAGCAGA
It includes:
- a CDS encoding diacylglycerol/lipid kinase family protein — protein: MTQALSPSSLSGRSYAVVLNPTAGRGLAGRTWPRLEAELRVRALDYEVIQEASGPAALARVQALPPGVAVLAVGGDGTVGALLPALVGTGRPLGVIPLGTGNDFAGMLGLKPGDFRAALSRIAGAPRPVDALRVTVQGEGGAGETRLLLNGLGMGFDAQLTARLPEAPAWLPGLGRYAWAALTTLRHLTLTPVTADVDGERLYAGPSILAAAMNGTRYGGGFHISPQSDPRDGLLNVVVSGPLGRRQVLRLMALVLPGRHLGDPGVHHRAGRVAELTWAQPTWLHLDGDVVGRATGVRVEVLPGAVALLGR
- a CDS encoding DNA-binding protein — translated: MSQKNPDLRVPKQVQDNAALGLRLRDEHGYGGTEVGEHMAEKLAAGGDLSPEEVRHVAQYFPRHAHDNLEQTGEDGGKPSRGYIAWLLWGGDEGRAWSEQVSAQLDEAEEN